In Entelurus aequoreus isolate RoL-2023_Sb linkage group LG02, RoL_Eaeq_v1.1, whole genome shotgun sequence, one genomic interval encodes:
- the chst1 gene encoding carbohydrate sulfotransferase 1: protein MQCSWKAVILLALASIAIQYTAIRTLTSKPFQLCTLPSPQNCGLGDPETDPPFERGSAGCEDYPYVYLNATRKTHVLVLATTRSGSSFVGQLLNQHQEVFYLFEPLYHVQTTLIPRLSHSHNTADRRVMLGASRDLLRSLYGCDLYFLESYIKPTPTNHTTDKLFRRGASRALCQQPVCDAFGPADVNVDEGDCVKKCALLNMTSATEACREKQHVAIKIVRVPEIGDLRALLEDPRLNIKVIQLVRDPRGILSSRIETFRDTYRLWRIWRATGRKPYNLDLSQLTVVCEDYRSSVSTGLSHPYWLKGKYMLVRYEDLAKSPLQKTKEIYDYLGLPMDKNIEDWIHANTRGSNEPSAKHKFGTIRDSAANAESWRLKLSYDMVEYTQTVCQKVLHQLGYKTVRSVEELKNLSISLVQDKTFAPFL, encoded by the coding sequence ATGCAATGTTCCTGGAAGGCAGTGATCCTGCTGGCCTTGGCCTCCATCGCCATCCAGTACACGGCCATCCGTACGCTCACTTCCAAGCCCTTCCAGTTGTGCACCTTGCCCAGTCCGCAGAACTGCGGTCTGGGGGATCCGGAGACCGATCCGCCCTTTGAGCGGGGGTCAGCCGGTTGCGAAGACTACCCTTACGTTTACTTAAACGCAACCCGTAAAACACACGTCCTGGTTTTGGCCACCACTCGTAGCGGGTCCTCCTTTGTCGGCCAACTTCTCAACCAACACCAAGAGGTTTTCTACCTGTTCGAGCCTCTTTATCACGTCCAGACAACACTGATCCCCCGTCTGTCCCACAGCCACAACACTGCGGACCGCCGAGTAATGCTGGGCGCTAGTCGAGACCTCTTGAGAAGCTTGTACGGCTGCGACCTGTATTTCCTTGAGAGCTACATCAAACCGACACCTACGAACCATACTACGGACAAGCTGTTCCGCCGTGGTGCCAGTCGAGCGTTGTGCCAGCAACCTGTCTGTGATGCGTTTGGCCCTGCTGATGTGAACGTGGACGAAGGGGACTGCGTGAAGAAATGCGCACTTCTAAACATGACTTCGGCCACGGAGGCCTGCCGGGAGAAACAACACGTGGCCATCAAGATTGTCCGCGTGCCAGAGATCGGGGATCTCCGCGCCTTGTTGGAGGATCCTCGACTGAATATCAAAGTCATCCAGCTCGTCAGAGACCCTCGTGGAATCCTATCATCCCGGATTGAGACATTCCGGGATACGTACCGACTGTGGCGTATCTGGAGGGCCACGGGACGAAAGCCTTATAATCTTGACTTGAGTCAGCTCACCGTTGTCTGTGAAGACTACCGAAGCTCTGTTTCGACGGGTCTAAGCCATCCATATTGGCTGAAGGGAAAATATATGTTGGTTCGCTATGAAGATCTGGCTAAAAGTCCACTCCAGAAGACGAAGGAGATCTACGACTATCTGGGGCTGCCAATGGATAAGAACATAGAAGACTGGATACATGCTAACACTCGCGGAAGCAACGAGCCGTCGGCGAAACACAAATTTGGGACGATACGAGACTCCGCCGCTAACGCAGAGAGTTGGCGCTTGAAACTGTCGTACGACATGGTCGAGTACACGCAGACTGTGTGTCAGAAGGTTCTCCACCAACTGGGATACAAGACTGTGAGGTCGGTGGAAGAACTGAAAAACCTGTCTATCTCACTGGTGCAGGACAAAACCTTTGCACCTTTTTTGTAA